In Passer domesticus isolate bPasDom1 unplaced genomic scaffold, bPasDom1.hap1 HAP1_SCAFFOLD_44, whole genome shotgun sequence, a single window of DNA contains:
- the LOC135292766 gene encoding uncharacterized protein LOC135292766 isoform X1, with translation MVLSRYLLLLFLVALPAQNAQSAPAAGQGAVVDTESALSAPERGTDTVLTPSWYLKRMNDDKVPEEFPEGLPDVPEELLAALHEAPSETDSETVPETLAVEESDIVPGSHEKREPIEDTRTLAEPEEYSGSSGGQKAETAGHCDPSKYYILVGTVAASALLLLGAVSGYLVMHQLLKRDRRSQEDKEATGQDWDSSWESSGQPRGEAESGEGAGSCERAQGNGFRDSCRLFPELFAAELAQLYKNMSADPSPLPTCSFCALADNTSSRDHWISLESPQPTASSCPSYQYQQDYYLLEDDD, from the exons atggtcctgagccgctacctcctgctgctctttctcgtggccctgccagcccagaatgcccagagtgctccagcagctgggcagggagcag ttgtggacacagagagtgctctttcagcccctgagcgagggacagataccgtgctgactccgagctggtacctcaagc ggatgaacgatgacaaggttcctgaagagttccctgaaggattgccggatgttccagaggagctcctggcagccttgcatgaagccccgtctg agacagattctgagactgtgccggagaccttagctgtggaagaaagtgacattgtgccaggctcacatgaaaaaagagaaccaatagaggacaccaggacacttgctgagcctgaggaatattcag ggtcatccggtgggcaaaaagccgagactgctggacactgtgacccgagcaagtactacatcctagtagggacagtagcagcctcagctttgcttctgcttggggcagtgtctggctatctagtcatgcatcagctgctgaagagagacag gaggagccaggaggacaaagaggcaacaggacaggactgggactcttcctgggaaagcagtggtcagcctagaggtgaagcagagtcaggagaaggagccgGAAGctgcgagagagcccaaggcaacgggttcagggacagctgccgcctgtttcctgagctctttgcagcagagctcgcccagctgtacaagaacatgagcgcagacccgtcacctctgcccacctgctccttctgtgctctggctgataacacctcttcacgggaccactggatttccctggagtcacctcagcccacagcatcctcttgcccctcctaccaataccagcaggactactatctcttagaggatgatgattag
- the LOC135292766 gene encoding uncharacterized protein LOC135292766 isoform X2: MVLSRYLLLLFLVALPAQNAQSAPAAGQGAGMNDDKVPEEFPEGLPDVPEELLAALHEAPSETDSETVPETLAVEESDIVPGSHEKREPIEDTRTLAEPEEYSGSSGGQKAETAGHCDPSKYYILVGTVAASALLLLGAVSGYLVMHQLLKRDRRSQEDKEATGQDWDSSWESSGQPRGEAESGEGAGSCERAQGNGFRDSCRLFPELFAAELAQLYKNMSADPSPLPTCSFCALADNTSSRDHWISLESPQPTASSCPSYQYQQDYYLLEDDD; encoded by the exons atggtcctgagccgctacctcctgctgctctttctcgtggccctgccagcccagaatgcccagagtgctccagcagctgggcagggagcag ggatgaacgatgacaaggttcctgaagagttccctgaaggattgccggatgttccagaggagctcctggcagccttgcatgaagccccgtctg agacagattctgagactgtgccggagaccttagctgtggaagaaagtgacattgtgccaggctcacatgaaaaaagagaaccaatagaggacaccaggacacttgctgagcctgaggaatattcag ggtcatccggtgggcaaaaagccgagactgctggacactgtgacccgagcaagtactacatcctagtagggacagtagcagcctcagctttgcttctgcttggggcagtgtctggctatctagtcatgcatcagctgctgaagagagacag gaggagccaggaggacaaagaggcaacaggacaggactgggactcttcctgggaaagcagtggtcagcctagaggtgaagcagagtcaggagaaggagccgGAAGctgcgagagagcccaaggcaacgggttcagggacagctgccgcctgtttcctgagctctttgcagcagagctcgcccagctgtacaagaacatgagcgcagacccgtcacctctgcccacctgctccttctgtgctctggctgataacacctcttcacgggaccactggatttccctggagtcacctcagcccacagcatcctcttgcccctcctaccaataccagcaggactactatctcttagaggatgatgattag
- the LOC135292758 gene encoding hydrocephalus-inducing protein-like — MSFDGTQPAVDSVDQIRCHSDPAWRKGIHFYVEPREFTITPSQGTILPQGHQDIQVTLCSNSVMEFYRKMLVDLEGFGKGVASLVITARCLVPKLQVSPHVLQYDECLLKVPYEKKFLIRNPSHLPGCYGLIEQKRKEDAAVLYSSPKPCGIVQPHSTAEIPVLVEVQALGTHRTNVLIGVFGDERNPLRKQLWSSGRLAETSPSPRLMESGRIPALQPIDELHPPQFTPHPPKEMRTCLHCPASRWRHFKAGKQEAATALTEEQDLTQSSGAEASSILPVSGVLQPGESQQVSLPFSGHLNSISSATALCHVEEGPSSEVLVPGEASRVSCSPSPQEINCGSGAPLRERRELKWPAPKLEEKTKALEEEERQKEKEKQKKKKKSVSVGKEPPKAEKGKTKPTEKKESKAPEKKDTKIPERMETKAPDKIETKLPEKKNKHPEKKETKFPERKESKAPEKKDTKALLEKKETKAPEKIENKLPEKKYKPPDKRESKFPAKKETKAPEKIENKLPEKKYKPPEKREIKIPERKESKAPERKELKILKKETKSPEKRSKAPEKKETKCPERKEIKIPEKETKAPKKKEPKAPKKGEAKVPEKRETKAPKKKEPKAPKKGEAKVPEKRETKAPKKKEPKAPKKGEAKA; from the exons ATGTCGTTCGATGGCACGCAGCCGGCCGTGGACAGCGTCGATCAGATCCGCTGCCACAGTGAcccagcctggaggaagggCATTCACTTCTATGTGGAGCCCCGGGAGTTTACAATCACTCCCAGCCAAGGGaccatcctgccccagggacaccaggacatccAG GTGACCCTGTGTTCCAACTCGGTGATGGAGTTCTACAGGAAAATGCTGGTGGATCTGGAGGGTTTTGGCAAGGGAGTGGCATCATTGGTCATCACAGCCAG ATGTCTCGTTCCAAAGCTGCAAGTGTCCCCCCATGTGCTGCAATATGATgagtgcctcctgaaggtgccataTGAGAAGAAGTTCCTGATTAGGAATCCCAgccacctgcctggctgctacGGGCTCATTGAACAG AAACGCAAGGAGGACGCTGCTGTGCTCTACTccagccccaagccctgtgggattgtccagcctcacagcactgcagagatcccagtgctggtggaagTGCAGGCGCTGGGCACGCATCGCACCAATGTTCTCATCGGCGTGTTCGGGGATGAGAGAAACCCACTG agaaaaCAGTTATGGAGCTCTGGACGGCTGGCAGAAACCTCTCCAAGCCCAAGGCTGATGGAGTCTGGCAGGATCCCAGCACTACAGCCTAT agatGAGCTTCACCCACCTCAATTCACTCCCCATCCAccaaaggagatgagaacatGTTTGCATTGCCCAGCGTCTCGATGGAGGCACTTCaaggctggaaagcaggaggcagccacagccctgactgaagagcaggatttgacccagtcttcaggagcagag GCTTCCAGTATCCTGCCAGTGTcaggtgtgctgcagccaggagagagccagcaggtctccttgcccttctctggccaCCTCAACAGCATCTCCAGTGCCACGGCGCTGTGCCACGTGGAGGAAGGCCCCAGCTCCGAGGTGCTGGTGCCCGGGGAGGCCTCACGTGTCAGCTGCTCCCCGAGCCCCCAGGAGATCAActgtggctctggggcaccTCTCAGGGAGAG aagggagctgaagTGGCCGGCTCCAAAGCTTGAGGAGAAGACAAAAGccttggaggaggaagagaggcagaaggagaaagagaagcagaagaaaaaaaagaagagtgtgtctgtggggaaggaacctccaaaagcagagaaggggaaaaccaaacccacagagaagaaggaaagcaaggccccagagaagaaggacaccaaaatcccagagCGGATGGAAACCAAAGCCCCAGACAAGATAGAAaccaaactcccagaaaagaaaaacaaacatccagaaaagaaggaaactaaattcccagagaggaaggaaagcaaggccccagagaagaaggacaccaaagcattattagagaagaaggaaaccaaagctccagagaagattgaaaacaaactcccagaaaagaaatacaaacctccaGATAAGAGGGAATCCAAATTCCCagcaaagaaggaaaccaaagctccagagaagattgaaaataaactcccagaaaagaaatacaaacctccagaaaagagggaaatcaaaatcccagagaggaaggaaagcaaagcaccagagaggaaggaattgAAAATcctaaagaaggaaaccaaatctccagagaagagaagcaaagctccagaaaagaaggaaaccaaatgccctgagaggaaggaaatcaaaatcccagagaaggaaACCAAGGCACCAAAAAAGAAggaacccaaagccccaaagaagggggaagccaaagtgccagagaagagagagaccaaagccccaaagaagaaggaacccaaagccccaaagaagggggaagccaaagtgccagagaagagagagaccaaagccccaaagaagaaggaacccaaagccccaaagaagggggaagccaaagcctga